The Chloroflexaceae bacterium genome has a segment encoding these proteins:
- a CDS encoding M20 family metallopeptidase has protein sequence MTLDAETLLNWLGPRLPTYVAELEQVCAIDSPTGYRPGIEAMGQWAERWAMARGWEVRRFPDAQAGDGLALTTHGTGQLRVMLAAHLDTVYPVGTAAARPLRRAGERLVGPGSADNKGGLLSALYAVEALAALAPQSFATLSVVCGSDEERDNRVSQAMLEALAPGYDLTLVMEPGRPNGNIVSARKGAGVFVLEVTGRAAHAGAAPERGINAILALAHQIIALQGLNGMRPGVTVNVGVIEGGDAPNVVPARAQAQVDVRVTAPEDMAAVTAAVEAIAARETVPGATSQVSGGWTFAPMARTPAISRLVDLARACAGELGFTLGDTATGGASYANLLAGMGLPVLDGLGPIGGNYHSPDEYIEEASIVPRIALVALLVSRAGARGSNELKGND, from the coding sequence ATGACACTCGACGCCGAAACGCTATTGAACTGGTTAGGGCCGCGTCTGCCAACGTATGTCGCAGAGCTGGAGCAGGTGTGCGCGATTGACAGCCCCACCGGGTATCGCCCCGGCATTGAGGCAATGGGTCAGTGGGCGGAGAGGTGGGCAATGGCGCGGGGCTGGGAGGTGCGCCGGTTCCCCGACGCGCAGGCTGGTGACGGGCTGGCGCTCACCACGCATGGCACGGGCCAGCTCCGCGTCATGCTGGCGGCGCACCTCGACACGGTATACCCCGTAGGCACGGCGGCGGCGCGGCCACTGCGTCGCGCGGGCGAACGGCTGGTCGGACCGGGGAGCGCCGACAACAAGGGCGGGTTGCTCTCGGCGCTCTACGCGGTCGAGGCCCTGGCGGCCCTGGCGCCGCAGAGCTTCGCTACGCTGAGCGTCGTCTGCGGCAGCGACGAGGAGCGCGACAATCGGGTCTCGCAGGCCATGCTCGAAGCCCTGGCGCCTGGATATGATCTGACCCTGGTAATGGAGCCGGGCCGACCGAATGGCAATATTGTCAGCGCGCGCAAGGGCGCCGGCGTATTCGTGCTCGAGGTAACCGGGCGCGCCGCCCACGCGGGCGCTGCGCCTGAGCGCGGGATCAACGCAATCCTGGCGCTGGCCCATCAGATCATCGCCCTGCAAGGGCTCAACGGGATGCGCCCCGGCGTCACGGTGAACGTGGGCGTGATCGAGGGGGGCGATGCGCCCAACGTGGTGCCGGCGCGGGCACAGGCGCAGGTGGATGTGCGGGTGACGGCGCCGGAAGACATGGCAGCGGTGACTGCGGCGGTGGAGGCCATCGCCGCCAGGGAGACGGTTCCGGGCGCTACCAGCCAGGTGAGCGGAGGGTGGACCTTCGCGCCCATGGCGCGGACGCCGGCGATCAGCCGTCTGGTAGACCTGGCGCGGGCCTGCGCGGGCGAACTGGGCTTTACGCTTGGCGACACGGCCACCGGAGGGGCGAGTTACGCCAACCTGCTCGCGGGCATGGGCCTGCCCGTGCTGGACGGCCTGGGTCCCATCGGGGGCAACTACCACAGTCCCGACGAATACATCGAGGAAGCCAGCATCGTGCCGCGCATCGCTCTGGTGGCGCTGCTGGTCAGCCGGGCGGGCGCCAGGGGGTCGAATGAGTTGAAAGGCAACGACTAA
- a CDS encoding murein biosynthesis integral membrane protein MurJ, which produces MRHAALNLLARLRRTPLRDWPALEVTVAEASALYMAGFLLSAVLGIVRQILLNARFGLGDEAAAFYAAFRLPETISLLIAGGALTNALVPVLVRAFAHGGSPAANRLVNLTLTALLAVFAPLCLLAVLAAPLFVRTILAPGFDARLQALTVTLTRILLLEVLLVISEAALVALLVSRNQILLPALAIALRNLTLIGGTVAAFVVPQVGILGPTIGSLFDALLQIVFLVPALRSHCYRPRLLWAPSDPDLRLTLRLLWPNALSGLSNYAGNIADVAFASLSGVTAAVGALVNALLLVGLPVRLLGFAVGQAALPALAAFGVANNLAAFRSLLRRTLLIAAGASLLAAIALVVLGRPLIALLFERGAFDAAAGDLTYRLLAIYAAGLPTYVVTEIASRGLVARFDTRTPLVANVLQLATRIALNAALVPPLGPVALPVSFVLAAALETAVVLIVLYWRAR; this is translated from the coding sequence TTGCGCCACGCTGCTCTGAACCTGCTTGCCCGCCTGCGGCGGACGCCGCTCCGCGACTGGCCCGCCCTGGAGGTCACGGTTGCCGAAGCGTCGGCTCTCTACATGGCCGGATTCCTGCTCTCGGCAGTCCTCGGCATCGTCCGCCAGATCCTGCTGAATGCCCGCTTCGGCCTCGGTGACGAGGCCGCGGCTTTTTATGCGGCCTTTCGCCTCCCCGAAACCATCAGTCTGTTGATCGCTGGCGGCGCGCTGACCAATGCCCTGGTTCCGGTGCTGGTGCGGGCCTTTGCTCACGGCGGTTCGCCCGCCGCTAACCGCCTGGTCAATCTGACGCTCACGGCGTTGCTGGCGGTGTTCGCCCCCCTGTGCCTTCTCGCCGTTCTCGCCGCGCCCCTGTTCGTGCGCACGATCCTGGCCCCCGGCTTTGATGCCCGCCTCCAGGCCCTCACTGTTACCCTGACGCGGATCTTGCTCCTCGAGGTGCTGCTGGTGATCAGTGAGGCCGCTCTGGTGGCCCTGCTGGTCAGCCGCAATCAGATCCTGCTCCCTGCTCTGGCCATCGCCCTGCGCAACCTGACGTTGATTGGCGGGACGGTCGCAGCGTTTGTGGTTCCACAGGTGGGCATCCTTGGCCCTACGATCGGCTCGCTCTTCGACGCGTTGCTCCAGATCGTGTTCCTCGTCCCCGCTCTGCGCAGCCACTGCTACCGGCCGCGCCTGCTATGGGCGCCGAGCGATCCTGATCTGCGCCTGACGTTGCGCCTGCTCTGGCCCAACGCCCTTTCGGGGCTAAGTAATTATGCCGGGAACATCGCCGATGTCGCCTTCGCCAGTCTCAGCGGCGTTACCGCCGCGGTGGGAGCGCTGGTCAATGCCCTGCTGCTCGTCGGGTTGCCGGTGCGCCTGCTTGGCTTTGCCGTCGGGCAGGCCGCCCTGCCTGCCCTCGCCGCCTTTGGCGTCGCCAACAACCTGGCGGCCTTCCGCTCCCTCCTGCGCCGCACGTTGCTCATCGCTGCCGGCGCCAGTCTCCTGGCCGCCATCGCGCTTGTCGTCCTCGGACGCCCCCTGATCGCCCTGCTCTTCGAACGCGGCGCGTTCGATGCGGCGGCTGGCGATCTCACCTACCGCCTGCTGGCGATCTATGCCGCTGGTTTGCCCACATATGTGGTCACTGAGATCGCCTCTCGCGGCCTGGTGGCGCGCTTTGATACGCGCACGCCTCTGGTGGCGAATGTGCTGCAACTCGCCACGCGCATCGCCCTCAATGCCGCCCTTGTTCCGCCCCTCGGCCCCGTTGCCCTGCCTGTTTCCTTCGTCCTCGCCGCTGCGCTCGAAACTGCGGTTGTGCTCATCGTGCTTTACTGGCGAGCCAGGTAG
- the fabG gene encoding 3-oxoacyl-ACP reductase FabG: MRLKDKVALITGSGQGIGKVTALTFAREGARVAVADINMANAQATAEEIIRNDGQAKAIFLDVSRAESVEIAVRTTVEAFGRIDILVNNAGITRDARMQKMTEDQFDAVINVNLKGVWLCAKAVVPIMIANGGGSIINAASIVGIHGNFGQTNYVAAKAGVIGMTKTWARELGPSQIRVNAVAPGFTATEMIATVPEKVLESVRERTPLRRLGTPQDIANAYLFLASDEASFITGITLSVDGGLLF, encoded by the coding sequence ATGCGACTGAAAGATAAGGTTGCCCTCATCACCGGTAGCGGCCAGGGTATCGGTAAAGTAACCGCGCTTACCTTCGCCCGCGAGGGAGCGCGGGTGGCGGTCGCCGACATCAATATGGCCAATGCCCAGGCTACCGCCGAGGAGATCATTCGCAACGACGGCCAGGCCAAGGCGATCTTCCTCGACGTGAGCCGCGCCGAGTCGGTTGAGATCGCGGTACGGACGACCGTCGAGGCGTTCGGGCGGATTGATATCCTCGTGAACAATGCCGGCATCACCCGTGACGCCCGGATGCAGAAGATGACCGAGGATCAGTTCGACGCGGTGATTAATGTCAACCTCAAGGGCGTCTGGCTCTGCGCCAAGGCCGTCGTACCGATTATGATCGCCAATGGCGGTGGCTCGATCATCAATGCCGCGTCAATCGTCGGCATCCATGGCAACTTCGGCCAGACGAACTATGTCGCGGCCAAGGCCGGCGTGATTGGCATGACCAAGACCTGGGCGCGTGAGCTTGGCCCCAGCCAGATCCGCGTTAATGCCGTCGCCCCTGGTTTTACTGCCACCGAGATGATTGCTACGGTGCCCGAAAAGGTGCTTGAGAGCGTGCGCGAACGCACCCCCCTGCGCCGCCTTGGCACCCCCCAGGATATCGCTAACGCCTACCTCTTCCTTGCCTCCGACGAGGCGAGCTTTATCACTGGCATCACGTTGTCCGTTGATGGCGGCTTGCTGTTCTAG
- a CDS encoding alpha/beta fold hydrolase, which translates to MTTQSPPALDVEELTRNLYAEMERLGKSTDTLAKLAANRLHVQIGLTPKEVVWTLNKMKLYHFYPQTPPEQRKPVPLLLVFALINRPDIFDLRPGNSFVEYMVRQGYEVYMLDWGRPGPEDAGYDFEDFSLKFLPRAVRAMQRHSGKREFSMCGWCIGATIAVIYAAMRPDDGLRNLVLLTAPLDFSNKEAGPFNKWLNTPYFNVDELVRQFGNVPGEIIDYGNKMLKPVENWVLNYLKLWDNLDNPAVVESWLAMNNWVTDGVNFPGAAYRQWIVEFFRENRLMEGTLQMEGRTVDLRNVKANLLNVIADRDHIVPTCQSVTAMDKFGSRDKLLLEMKGGHIGLMVGSGASKRTWPQIEAWLAKRSQ; encoded by the coding sequence ATGACTACGCAAAGCCCCCCGGCCCTGGATGTTGAAGAGTTGACCAGGAACCTCTATGCCGAGATGGAGCGCCTTGGCAAGAGCACCGATACGCTGGCCAAGCTGGCCGCCAATCGTCTGCACGTGCAGATCGGGCTGACGCCCAAAGAAGTGGTCTGGACGCTCAATAAAATGAAGCTGTACCACTTCTATCCGCAGACGCCCCCTGAACAGCGGAAGCCGGTGCCGCTGTTGCTGGTCTTCGCCCTTATCAACCGGCCCGATATTTTCGATCTGCGCCCGGGCAATAGCTTCGTCGAGTACATGGTCCGCCAGGGCTACGAGGTCTACATGCTCGACTGGGGCCGGCCCGGTCCTGAGGATGCAGGGTATGACTTCGAGGACTTCTCGCTCAAATTCCTGCCGCGGGCGGTGCGCGCCATGCAGCGCCACAGCGGCAAGCGCGAGTTTAGCATGTGCGGCTGGTGCATCGGCGCTACCATCGCGGTGATCTATGCCGCCATGCGCCCCGATGATGGCCTGCGCAATCTGGTGCTGCTCACCGCGCCGCTCGACTTCTCAAATAAGGAGGCCGGCCCCTTTAACAAATGGCTCAATACGCCCTATTTCAACGTTGATGAACTGGTGCGCCAGTTTGGCAACGTGCCGGGCGAGATTATCGACTACGGCAACAAAATGCTTAAGCCGGTCGAGAACTGGGTGCTCAACTATCTGAAACTGTGGGACAACCTCGATAACCCGGCGGTGGTCGAGTCCTGGCTGGCGATGAACAACTGGGTCACCGATGGGGTAAACTTCCCCGGCGCAGCCTATCGGCAGTGGATCGTGGAGTTCTTCCGCGAAAACCGGCTGATGGAAGGAACGCTGCAAATGGAGGGCCGCACGGTTGATCTGCGCAACGTGAAGGCCAATCTGCTCAATGTCATCGCCGACCGCGATCATATCGTTCCCACCTGCCAGTCCGTTACGGCGATGGATAAGTTCGGTTCGCGCGATAAACTGTTGCTGGAGATGAAGGGCGGCCATATCGGTCTGATGGTCGGCAGCGGCGCGAGCAAGCGCACCTGGCCGCAGATCGAGGCGTGGCTTGCCAAGCGCAGCCAGTAA
- a CDS encoding glycoside hydrolase, translated as MLLHTLTDHWQIRPLTAFRNGIYPRGDEGWLPARVPAHWQELPGLEEHAGKVVYRCQFAFDPQRATEALWPERAPADRRQSVRVWLRCNGIFYYSQPYLNGVDLGLHEGYFIPKEIEVSDVLQAENTLLVEVDCPNERNKLNKTMITGVFSHWDCFDPRANPGGIWLPVELHASGPVRLCHARLLTLACDERAAQLRFDLEVDAAFEAQVTLRLRFEPRTFNGEPQIIEQRRMLRRGRQELSGLLKLRDPRLWWTHDLGRPDLYDVAIELLLDERLSDAQRLTFGVRAFELRNWIPHLNGVRFLVKGNNYPPGDMRIATMTPERCARDLELARACHMNLLRVHAHVDHPAFYEAANVAGVLLWQDFPLQWLYARHILPEARRQARLMVRLLGSHPCIGVWCMHNEPVVIEDTADESLLSRLRTYRTAFGFSWNRDVLDTQLKEVAEQEDPTRPVVRSSGEIDIPYVRKGTDAHVYFGWYRNYGTLDDAEVMHKRFPANMAFVTEFGAQSFPNLESALKFMPPCLSEADVERLKARHSFQADIMSNWIAWREAESLAEMIDMSQDYQIFINRYYIDRLRAHKYRPTGGIVPFLFVDPYPAILWSVVDYWRVPKRSYYAMQVAFSPQYAFCLYPPRTYAIGEAIDLPLYVVNDARRSFQDAVLEARLCDPAGEPLADVRRRVELAADCLPIEVDRLRLTPARAGRYALELGLSGVEHPMRQVYEIAVRK; from the coding sequence ATGCTTCTTCACACCCTTACGGATCACTGGCAGATCCGCCCGCTGACGGCCTTTCGCAACGGGATCTATCCGCGCGGCGACGAAGGCTGGCTGCCGGCCCGCGTACCCGCCCACTGGCAAGAACTTCCCGGCCTCGAAGAACACGCCGGAAAAGTGGTCTACCGCTGCCAGTTCGCCTTTGACCCGCAGCGCGCGACCGAGGCCCTGTGGCCAGAGCGCGCCCCCGCGGATCGCCGCCAGAGCGTGCGCGTCTGGCTGCGCTGCAACGGCATCTTCTACTACTCCCAACCCTACTTGAATGGCGTGGACCTCGGCCTCCACGAGGGCTACTTCATACCCAAGGAGATCGAGGTAAGCGATGTCCTCCAGGCCGAAAACACGCTGCTGGTGGAAGTTGACTGTCCCAACGAGCGCAACAAGCTCAACAAGACCATGATCACCGGCGTGTTTTCCCACTGGGACTGCTTCGACCCCCGTGCCAACCCCGGCGGCATCTGGCTGCCGGTGGAACTGCATGCCAGCGGCCCGGTGCGGCTGTGTCACGCGCGCCTGCTCACCCTGGCCTGTGACGAGCGCGCGGCGCAACTGCGCTTTGACCTGGAAGTAGACGCCGCCTTCGAGGCGCAGGTGACCCTGCGCCTGCGCTTCGAGCCGCGCACCTTCAACGGCGAGCCGCAGATCATCGAGCAGCGCCGAATGCTGCGCCGCGGGCGCCAGGAACTCAGCGGGCTGCTGAAGCTGCGTGACCCGCGCCTCTGGTGGACGCACGACCTGGGCCGGCCCGACCTCTACGATGTCGCGATTGAACTCCTGCTTGACGAGCGGCTCAGCGACGCGCAGCGTCTCACCTTCGGCGTGCGCGCGTTTGAGTTGCGCAACTGGATCCCCCATCTCAACGGGGTGCGCTTCCTGGTCAAGGGCAACAACTACCCGCCCGGCGACATGCGCATCGCCACCATGACCCCCGAACGCTGCGCCCGGGATCTGGAACTGGCCCGCGCCTGCCACATGAACCTGCTGCGCGTCCATGCCCACGTTGACCATCCGGCGTTCTATGAGGCCGCAAATGTGGCCGGAGTGTTGCTCTGGCAGGACTTTCCGCTGCAATGGCTCTACGCGCGGCATATCCTGCCTGAGGCGCGGCGGCAGGCGCGGCTAATGGTGCGGCTGCTGGGAAGTCATCCCTGCATCGGCGTCTGGTGCATGCACAACGAACCGGTGGTCATCGAAGACACCGCCGACGAGTCGCTTCTCAGCCGGCTGCGGACGTACCGGACAGCCTTCGGGTTCAGTTGGAACCGCGACGTGCTGGATACGCAGCTCAAAGAGGTGGCCGAACAGGAGGATCCGACGCGCCCGGTCGTGCGCTCATCGGGGGAAATTGACATCCCCTATGTGCGCAAGGGCACCGATGCGCACGTCTACTTTGGCTGGTACCGCAACTACGGCACCCTCGACGACGCCGAGGTGATGCACAAGCGCTTCCCTGCCAACATGGCCTTCGTCACCGAGTTTGGCGCGCAGAGCTTCCCTAACCTGGAGAGCGCATTAAAGTTCATGCCGCCCTGTCTCAGTGAGGCGGACGTAGAGCGCCTGAAAGCGCGCCATAGCTTCCAGGCGGATATCATGTCCAACTGGATCGCCTGGCGCGAGGCCGAATCCCTGGCCGAGATGATTGACATGTCGCAGGACTACCAGATCTTCATCAATCGCTATTACATTGACCGGCTGCGCGCCCACAAATACCGCCCCACCGGCGGCATTGTGCCCTTTCTGTTTGTTGATCCGTATCCGGCCATTTTATGGAGCGTGGTTGATTACTGGCGCGTGCCCAAACGATCCTACTACGCCATGCAGGTGGCCTTCAGCCCGCAGTACGCCTTCTGTCTGTACCCGCCGCGAACCTACGCGATCGGCGAGGCGATTGACCTCCCGTTATACGTGGTCAACGACGCGCGCCGCTCCTTTCAGGATGCCGTACTCGAAGCGCGCCTGTGCGACCCCGCTGGCGAACCGCTCGCCGACGTGCGCCGCCGGGTCGAACTGGCGGCGGATTGTTTGCCAATCGAGGTTGACCGGCTGCGGCTCACCCCCGCTCGCGCCGGGCGCTACGCGCTGGAACTGGGTCTGAGCGGAGTCGAGCACCCCATGCGCCAGGTGTATGAGATTGCCGTGCGGAAGTGA
- a CDS encoding glycosyltransferase family 2 protein, with protein MTELAIVIVSWNVRDLLCRCLRAVAASLAGSGIAYEIIVVDNQSADGTPEALRAAFPQVRLIEAGANLGFAAGNNLALRELLARDVPFILLLNPDTEPVGDAIPRLVRFLQQHSEAAAVGPQLRYADGGVQSSRRRFPTRMTFFWESTALDRLWPANPWARRYRCADTPDDQAQPVDWLVGAALLVRAEAIRLAGLLDERFFMYSEELEWQRRLQHTRAAGASAIWYLPEATVVHHEGKSSDQAPARRHIHFNRSKILLARMWYGWRFAGALRAFLRLGFAYELAVETLKARLGHRPDLRRQRIAVYWQVLREL; from the coding sequence GTGACCGAGCTGGCGATTGTCATCGTCTCCTGGAACGTGCGCGACCTGCTCTGCCGCTGCCTGCGGGCGGTTGCAGCCTCGCTGGCGGGCAGCGGCATCGCGTATGAAATTATCGTCGTTGACAACCAGAGCGCCGACGGCACGCCGGAGGCCCTGCGCGCCGCCTTTCCCCAGGTGCGGCTGATCGAGGCCGGGGCCAACCTGGGCTTCGCCGCGGGCAACAATCTGGCCCTGCGCGAGCTGCTGGCCCGCGACGTGCCCTTCATACTGCTGCTCAACCCCGACACCGAGCCGGTCGGCGACGCCATCCCGCGGCTGGTGCGCTTTCTACAGCAGCATTCCGAGGCGGCGGCGGTCGGGCCGCAATTGCGCTACGCCGACGGCGGCGTGCAGTCCTCCCGGCGGCGCTTTCCCACCCGCATGACCTTCTTCTGGGAGAGCACCGCGCTCGATCGCCTGTGGCCGGCCAACCCCTGGGCGCGCCGCTATCGCTGCGCCGACACTCCGGACGACCAGGCTCAACCTGTAGACTGGCTGGTGGGCGCGGCCCTGCTCGTGCGCGCGGAAGCCATTCGCCTGGCCGGCCTGCTCGACGAACGCTTTTTTATGTACAGCGAAGAACTGGAGTGGCAACGGCGCCTGCAACACACCCGCGCTGCCGGAGCATCGGCGATCTGGTATCTTCCTGAGGCGACGGTTGTGCACCACGAAGGCAAAAGCAGCGACCAGGCCCCGGCGCGGCGGCACATCCACTTCAATCGCAGTAAAATACTCCTGGCGCGCATGTGGTACGGCTGGCGCTTCGCCGGGGCGCTGCGCGCCTTTCTCCGTCTTGGCTTCGCCTACGAACTGGCCGTAGAAACGCTCAAGGCCCGGCTGGGCCATCGGCCCGACCTGCGGCGGCAACGGATCGCAGTATACTGGCAGGTGCTGCGCGAATTATGA
- a CDS encoding beta-galactosidase, whose protein sequence is MTPSVKVDRDGLHLNGEPFYLLAGCVHYFRWPRAEWRPLLEQARWAGLNTIDTVIPWNRHEPHPGVFDFHAEADLGAFLDLCHDLGLKAIVRPGPYICAEWENGGIPAWLSADPAIRLRVDSPGYLGAALRWFDRLLPIIAPRQFTRGGPVILCQIENEHWASGVYSHDAHQQTLARALVERGIEVPLYTCMGAIPDWPEFRNGWSGIAEKLVQTRAVWPDNPLIVSELWSGWFDVWGASRQTRKTAAKLDMILHQLVAVGCAGFSHWMWAGGTNFGFWGGRTVGGDLVHMTTSYDYDAPVSEYGELRAKALVARRHHLFLACFGARLAPILADAAPGGLTVLVPPAVRGRSEGGAAPFRTARAGPNAPEPWRRFRATFLQNPDLEGRTYQILLDDPPRHLSVEVEPGSIRPIFAHLPLAKGMTLVCHTGRLLGFWSDDSRHLLVVYGQPGERGALELALPGLGAPLEVLRAETGMQARLDAATLRLHYWIAGDQATLDLRGAAGTLRVMVLSAEAAARCEPAPDGEPRIAPRPAPPRRTRLTLPVERRPVADLTTEEGWHPLEAPCPLERLGCDRGYGWYRAILELEAPLDTTLVAPWVSDRLRVFANGMELGVLGVGPDGPRYTLPLRLPCGRHDLRLLADNLGRFNYGLGLGERKGLLDTLYLGGAEEDIASGWIALWQEVSFVGEAVARTRPGAVRPDAAGVHLERLPFTAPVLWLLREINVPGECRAVVHFSSADRGSGALFVNGLAIDRFSRHHSHGWIKHDITHLLRPGTNVLALLLQGYAGDPWRATLITYDPARPLPAAWSFRPGVEAGTGDPPLTGPAWYRACFGRNALSHLRALRLEPGSLEKGQIWLNGHNIGRFWQIGPQEAYKLPVSWLHEHNELLIFAEAGHTDSVTLVADESLP, encoded by the coding sequence GTGACGCCCTCAGTCAAAGTTGACCGCGACGGTCTCCATCTCAATGGCGAGCCATTTTACCTGCTGGCCGGCTGCGTCCACTACTTCCGCTGGCCCCGCGCCGAGTGGCGGCCCCTGCTCGAACAGGCCCGCTGGGCCGGCCTCAACACCATTGATACGGTCATCCCCTGGAACCGCCACGAACCCCATCCCGGCGTGTTCGACTTCCACGCCGAGGCCGACCTGGGCGCCTTTCTCGACCTCTGCCACGACCTGGGCCTGAAGGCCATCGTGCGTCCTGGCCCCTACATCTGCGCCGAGTGGGAGAATGGCGGCATCCCCGCCTGGCTCAGCGCCGACCCCGCCATCCGCCTGCGCGTGGATAGCCCGGGCTACCTGGGCGCGGCGCTGCGCTGGTTCGACCGCCTGCTGCCGATCATCGCTCCGCGGCAGTTTACCCGCGGCGGCCCGGTGATCCTCTGCCAGATCGAGAACGAGCACTGGGCCTCCGGCGTCTACAGCCACGATGCCCACCAGCAAACCCTGGCCCGCGCCCTGGTGGAACGGGGCATCGAGGTCCCGCTGTACACCTGCATGGGCGCGATCCCCGATTGGCCCGAGTTCCGCAATGGCTGGAGCGGCATTGCCGAGAAGCTCGTCCAGACTCGCGCCGTCTGGCCCGATAATCCCCTGATCGTCAGCGAGTTGTGGAGCGGCTGGTTCGATGTCTGGGGCGCGAGCCGCCAGACGCGCAAGACGGCGGCGAAGCTCGATATGATCCTCCACCAGCTTGTCGCCGTGGGCTGCGCCGGCTTTTCCCACTGGATGTGGGCCGGAGGCACCAACTTCGGCTTCTGGGGCGGGCGCACCGTTGGCGGCGATCTGGTGCATATGACCACCAGCTACGACTATGACGCTCCGGTGAGCGAGTACGGCGAACTGCGCGCGAAGGCCCTGGTCGCCCGCCGCCACCATCTCTTCCTGGCCTGCTTTGGCGCTCGCCTTGCCCCCATTCTGGCCGATGCCGCGCCGGGGGGCCTGACCGTGCTCGTCCCTCCAGCCGTGCGCGGGCGCAGCGAAGGCGGCGCGGCCCCCTTCCGCACCGCGCGCGCCGGCCCCAACGCGCCCGAACCCTGGCGCCGCTTCCGGGCCACCTTCCTCCAGAACCCTGATCTGGAGGGCCGGACCTATCAGATTCTGCTTGACGACCCGCCGCGCCACCTGAGCGTGGAGGTGGAACCGGGCAGCATCCGGCCCATCTTCGCCCACCTGCCGCTGGCAAAGGGCATGACCCTCGTCTGCCATACCGGGCGCCTGCTGGGCTTCTGGAGCGACGACTCCCGCCACCTGCTGGTGGTCTACGGCCAGCCCGGCGAGCGGGGCGCACTGGAACTGGCCCTGCCCGGCCTTGGCGCGCCGCTGGAGGTGCTGCGCGCCGAGACTGGGATGCAGGCGCGCCTGGACGCTGCCACCCTGCGGCTGCACTACTGGATCGCTGGCGACCAGGCCACCCTTGACCTGCGCGGCGCTGCCGGGACGCTGCGGGTCATGGTCCTCAGCGCCGAGGCGGCGGCTCGCTGCGAGCCTGCGCCGGACGGCGAGCCGCGGATCGCTCCGCGACCCGCCCCGCCACGGCGGACGCGCCTGACACTCCCTGTCGAACGGCGACCGGTGGCCGATCTGACCACTGAGGAGGGCTGGCATCCTCTAGAAGCCCCCTGCCCTCTGGAACGGCTCGGCTGCGACCGTGGCTATGGCTGGTACCGCGCCATCCTCGAACTGGAGGCGCCCCTGGATACGACGCTGGTCGCTCCGTGGGTCAGCGACCGCCTGCGCGTGTTCGCCAACGGGATGGAACTCGGCGTCCTGGGAGTCGGCCCGGACGGGCCGCGCTATACCCTGCCGCTGCGCCTGCCTTGCGGGCGCCACGACCTGCGCCTGCTGGCCGATAATCTCGGGCGCTTCAACTACGGCCTGGGGTTGGGCGAGCGCAAAGGCTTGCTCGACACCCTCTACCTGGGCGGCGCGGAGGAAGACATTGCCAGCGGCTGGATCGCTCTGTGGCAGGAAGTGAGCTTCGTCGGAGAGGCCGTGGCGCGAACGCGCCCCGGCGCCGTGCGTCCCGATGCCGCCGGCGTCCACCTCGAACGCCTGCCCTTCACCGCGCCGGTTCTCTGGCTGCTGCGGGAAATCAACGTGCCCGGGGAATGCCGCGCCGTGGTGCATTTCAGCAGCGCCGACCGGGGCAGCGGGGCGCTCTTCGTCAACGGCCTGGCGATTGACCGCTTCAGCCGCCACCACAGCCACGGCTGGATCAAGCACGATATCACCCACCTGCTGCGGCCCGGAACCAACGTGCTGGCCCTGCTGCTGCAGGGCTACGCCGGCGACCCCTGGCGCGCGACGCTGATCACCTATGACCCCGCCCGGCCCCTGCCGGCGGCCTGGAGCTTTCGCCCTGGCGTAGAAGCCGGCACGGGCGATCCGCCCCTCACCGGCCCGGCGTGGTACCGCGCCTGCTTCGGGCGCAACGCTCTGTCGCACCTTCGCGCCCTGCGGCTCGAACCGGGCAGCCTGGAAAAGGGCCAGATCTGGTTAAACGGGCACAACATCGGGCGTTTCTGGCAGATCGGTCCTCAGGAGGCCTACAAGCTGCCCGTCTCCTGGCTCCACGAGCACAACGAACTGCTGATCTTCGCTGAAGCCGGCCATACCGACAGCGTGACCCTCGTCGCCGATGAGAGCCTGCCGTGA